A window of Cellulomonas wangleii genomic DNA:
CGGGCGCCGGCGGTGGTGACGACAGCGGGCAGGTCATGGTCCTGTCGCTGGGATTCGCCGTCCTCGCGATCCTGCTGGTGCTGGTCGTCGCCGCGGCCACCGGGGTGCACCTGGACCGCAAGCGGCTGCTCGCGGTGGCGGACCTGGCGGCGCTCTCGGCCGCCGACCAGGTCGGCGCGCGCTACTTCGCCGAACCGGGCGACGCGGGCGGGGTGCCGTTGACCGACGCCGCGGTACGGGCCGCGGTCGAGCAGTACGTGCGCGACCACCCGGACCCCGCCGCACGGTGGGACGCCGTCCGCGTGCTCGAGGCGTCCACGCCCGACGGGCGGACC
This region includes:
- a CDS encoding pilus assembly protein TadG-related protein, which encodes MRPGAPSSWRRARTGAGGGDDSGQVMVLSLGFAVLAILLVLVVAAATGVHLDRKRLLAVADLAALSAADQVGARYFAEPGDAGGVPLTDAAVRAAVEQYVRDHPDPAARWDAVRVLEASTPDGRTAVVRLGAVTRPVLVTWVLAPWTDGIALEAEGAARAS